Genomic DNA from Chelonia mydas isolate rCheMyd1 chromosome 6, rCheMyd1.pri.v2, whole genome shotgun sequence:
TTGGTACCTGATCCTGCATGATGCTCAGCATCTCCAGCAGGATGCTGAATAACCTTGACTGCCCATTAAGTGTAAAGGGAATTGAGGATTCtcataatacttagctcttatacagTGCCTTATGAGATTGACCCATTatattgtaaactccttggggcagggaatgaGTCTTTATGCTTCTAAAGTGCCAAGTATGTCTGGCTCTATGTAGATTTCTCAGATTATTAAGAAAGAAATAGGTCAGAAAGCACCTCAGTAGGATACCACGAAAATGGACCCCAGCTCACCAAAGCAATTTAGCGCGATAACGGGACTCCGTGGGACATGGCTGGAtcgctttgctgaatcagagcctgaaTCTTCCTCCTGCCAAGGCAGCACTTGGAGCACCACTCCTAAATGTGGTAGTAATTCTAGAAGCCCTAAGGAAAGTCAGAATAACACCACTGATTTTATAAATAAGGATCTTTATTTAGAATATTGTTGAAAACATTCTGGGCAACCACATTGTATAAATATATAAAGTTAAAGTTTGGCACAACAAACCAAGcaacattaaatatttaatttctttttttgtatttttgtttggggtgggtttttttgcaaagcAACTCTTATTTACAATTATACAAAAAAGTATTATAAAAAATGGTCCACAACCTTATTTTGGGCAGGATTGGGGGTAACAGTAAGGATGTCTCATGTCATTACTCCTGACTCGTTTTCTTCTTTTCAAAAGTGTTACCAGAACTCAAAAGCCAGGTTCCCATTCCCCAAAGCACAGATTATAAACATTGGCCATCTTGTGCTATGCAATTTTACCTCTAGACATATTAAATAGCTTTAGTTCAACAACCAATAAATAATTAAGTGTATTTTGAAGTAATATAGGCTTGAAAAATTATATATTTGAAGGAATTTTCAGAGATATTTTAGTACTGGAAAAAGAAATACTTAAGTCTTTTCAAGGCAGGTCTTTGAGCTTGCAGCATATAGCAGTTTGTGTTTGCACAACAAAGCAGCTGGACCTGGCTTTATAACACCTGGTAGATGGGattgctgctgctggtgtcctgggGAATCTGGGTGCAGTTGGTAGGTGAGGGAATTTGGGCTCCACTCTCACTCAGGGTAGCTCCTTCTTGGGGCGAGCACGGGTTGCCCTCAGCTCCACCTTCCACTGTGGGCAGCACTGGGCAGGTGGAGTTATCTGTGGAAATCCTCTCCACAATGCTTGATAGACAGTCCAGGCTGGAGACAACTGAACTCTTCCCATGTTTTGGATCTAAGGATAGAGTTAAAAGGAGATCAATAAACCCAATTAGTAATTAATGCGAAGGGGAAGTAATCTTCCAGAGGACCCAAAAAACCACCAGCCTTGCATGGCTCTGAGCACATAAAGATTCAGTGGAAATGTATGTCAAATAAATATTATTGAACGATGCCAATCCCTAAAAATCAGAGACAATATTAGAACTTGCAAAGTAGTGAAGGGCTCAAGCCACAAAATTTGGATGTGGACTACTACCGGTCTGAGGGAATTTGGAGCCAGGGTTTTGGTTCGATATTGAAATGGGGCTGGTTGCCCTGGATTCAGCTGAGAACTTCTCCGAAGTTTGGATCCAAGGTTTTGGGTGGGTCAGTCTCTGTTGCAAAGCAGTTTAAAATCTGAAGCCTGTTTTCAGAGACGAATATGCATGCCAAAGCACAGTGTAAGGAATATAATTGTTACATGAAATGCATATACAAGATGTCCCCACATTTGCAAACAGAATCATGGAAACAATTGGGGGAGGGGTTGTCCTGTATCAGTGCCCACAACTTGCTGGCTGAGCACAAGTCGTGacagaaggggcaggggaagTTTTCTCTGCTGACAGTCTCCACCTCCACACACTTGTCTTTGGCATTAAGGCAAATACTCACCATTTGGTGATTCTGTGTAGTAGTTGCTGTCATAGCTATTCCTCCTGCGAGAGCTGCAAGAGGGCCCACTGTACTCCATCTGGAAACCAAAAGAATGGACGCATGACACCAGCTCAGAAGCAGAATTTTCACAAAGTCTCCAATTACCATCTAATTTCATATTCCAATCTCTAGTCTGCACCATAGCCCCAGTCCTTGCTGAAATACGGTAAATTTTTAGCTTCCCTGAattaggggaaaaaacctttccGGGAAGATATTAAATCCAGaatattttctattaatgaattATTCCAAGGATTTTTTGCCACACATAAAGAAAAATTTGTAACATTGTAATCAATGATTGCTCTGACTCTTTGAATTACAGTACAGAACATTTGGTCCTTGATTTGTTACGGGAGATGGTGGGGAAAGCACTTAATtgtcataatattttaaaagcgtTTCCCCCATCAGTCATCTTTCTTCTTCACGTTCTTTCCATTATCATTTCATACAGAAAAACAGCCTGCCTGGTATGGTTTATACTTTGATACTTTCACACACAATGACAGAGATCGCACCAccaaaagaaaagagaatgctgTATTTTGAGGATGTATTTTAGTTCCATATATCTTCCCTCAGTTCTGCTAACTCTATTATCCTCCCAAACATTCAGCTCCAGTAATGACCATCCCCTTCAGGGAATAGTCCTCTGTCCCAGTGGGTCTTAAAGCTTTACTGTGATTCCCATCTCAGAGGTACTCTGTGTTTGAAGAGTGGGGGCCAGGGACAGCTAGGCTGCAGCCCTAGCTGTACAATGAGGTGAAGAGATTCCCCTTGCTCCCCTGCTCCAGGATCAGGAGCTCCCCTCTCTGTGGGTTCCCCTTACAAGGATCAGAGAATGTGGAACCCAAGCAAGACTTCTCCAGAGCTGCACTCAGAGGTGATCAGGAACCCGCAGTACCCCTATCTGCTGCTGCACTATGGTCACAGAGGGAAGCCCTTCCTAAGGGGTGCCCTCATAAGGGCCCCAGCTctcctcactgaaatcaaagtgtgatAGCACCCACTGTGACGGAGGCCAGAAAACTAGGTCGTATCTCTCACCAGCCCTCCTGTGACTCCCACGTTTATTTCCAATATCCCCTAGCTACTCTGCCCCAGGTCTGTCCTTGCAGGGTTCAGAGATAAGGACAGCAGGCACATCAGAATGGGGATCCCTACCTTTCCTCTCCCAGGGATCAGACACTCCCCTCCCTACACTCACAGGGGTTTCGAAGACGGGCTCCCCGATCAGGGTACGTAAGAGACCGCATCTCCCTTCCCAAGGAGGGGCCAGGATACATAGGagcccactctcctcccagggaTCAGCGTCTAGGAGGGGACCACATCTCCCACCTCAGGGAGGGGCCAGGATACACAGGAGCCCTCTCCCCGATCAGGGTATAGATGGGGACCTCATCTCCCACCCCAGGGTCCGGGAACACGTTGGGAGTCCCTGTTTCTTTCCCAGGGATCCGGGGGGCggctcctctccttcctcccgaggatcggggtccaggagggggcctCATTTCCCATCTCAGGGGCCGAGGGCGCCggcagcctccccgcccccccagcactcaccatgCCGTCGGAGCAGTTGGAGCGGGGGCTGGAGGCGTCGGACTCGCCGCTGTAGTGCTCCAGCCCCGGGTAGTAGCTGTCCTCCTGCTCCCGCAGCAGCGCCTGCAGGCTCTCGATGTAGCGGATGGCGTTGCGCAGGATCTCCACCTTGGGCAGGCGCTGGTTGGGGTTGGTGGAGGTGCAGCGCTTGAGCGTCTCGAACGCCTCGTTCACCTTGCTGAGCCGCCGCCGCTCCCGCATGGTGGCCGCCTTCCGCCGGTCGGCGTTGGTGGTCTTCCGCTTGCAGGCTTTGCAAGCCCACAGCAGGCAGCGGCCGGCCTGGTGGTGGCCGCTGGGCGCCCTGATGTGCTCGTCCTCGTGGTGGTGCGCGTGGTGGTGGGGGTGCTCCTCCGGCTTCAGCAAGCCACCCACGTGCACCAGCCGCGGGTCCAGGTCCTCGAAGAAGTGCATGTCCGAGGTGTTGAAGCAGGGGTCATCGTAAAAGTCGTCGGCCGCCGAGAAGGAGCAGAGGGAGCCATCCGTTATCTCCATGGGGCCTAGCAAGTCCATGGGGGCAGCAAAGGGTGGGACTGGCTGAGCAGGAAtaaaaagcaggggcagaagccacagGAACCCAGCCGATCGGTGCAAAGCAAACTGCTTTGATCGGGGAGTTTATTTTCCAGCCGCCAGATAAATTTAGTTTaactgtccccccacccccacccc
This window encodes:
- the MYOD1 gene encoding myoblast determination protein 1 → MDLLGPMEITDGSLCSFSAADDFYDDPCFNTSDMHFFEDLDPRLVHVGGLLKPEEHPHHHAHHHEDEHIRAPSGHHQAGRCLLWACKACKRKTTNADRRKAATMRERRRLSKVNEAFETLKRCTSTNPNQRLPKVEILRNAIRYIESLQALLREQEDSYYPGLEHYSGESDASSPRSNCSDGMMEYSGPSCSSRRRNSYDSNYYTESPNDPKHGKSSVVSSLDCLSSIVERISTDNSTCPVLPTVEGGAEGNPCSPQEGATLSESGAQIPSPTNCTQIPQDTSSSNPIYQVL